One part of the Bdellovibrio sp. KM01 genome encodes these proteins:
- a CDS encoding YkgJ family cysteine cluster protein: MIKTAQLRSLLSNYKDLLAADEFASFEEEVERLLVHYGEMLSDLAPGEERGRKVHALINEQEQQSSHIKTTCQKGCGACCHLEVEITRDDAIILANSLKDGLELDVARLRELSLRERLDSAWAQGWVVSNRCVFLGPDNACRNYENRPSVCRKHSVVSPVIECQKWGGKPVPKVMPMAEIIMSAAANQTDNDFASLPKMLQRELDCRQIEEPALPLPTRLPQEIL, encoded by the coding sequence ATGATCAAAACGGCCCAACTCCGCTCGCTCCTTTCCAATTATAAAGACCTTTTGGCTGCCGATGAATTCGCCAGTTTCGAAGAGGAAGTGGAGCGTCTGCTGGTGCATTATGGGGAGATGCTGTCGGATCTTGCCCCGGGTGAAGAGCGCGGTCGCAAAGTGCATGCTCTGATTAATGAACAAGAACAGCAAAGTTCGCATATCAAAACGACGTGCCAAAAAGGTTGCGGAGCTTGCTGCCATCTGGAAGTGGAGATCACTCGTGATGACGCTATTATTTTGGCGAATTCTTTAAAGGATGGATTGGAGCTGGATGTCGCTCGCCTACGTGAACTTTCTTTGCGCGAACGTTTGGATTCCGCTTGGGCGCAGGGATGGGTCGTAAGCAATCGCTGTGTTTTCTTGGGGCCCGATAATGCCTGTCGAAATTATGAAAATCGTCCTTCGGTCTGTCGCAAACATTCTGTCGTGTCGCCGGTCATTGAATGTCAAAAATGGGGTGGGAAGCCTGTTCCGAAAGTAATGCCCATGGCGGAAATTATTATGAGTGCAGCAGCGAACCAGACGGACAATGACTTTGCTTCACTGCCTAAAATGCTTCAACGTGAGCTGGATTGCCGCCAAATTGAGGAACCCGCGTTGCCACTGCCGACGCGCCTTCCACAAGAAATTCTATAA
- a CDS encoding alpha/beta fold hydrolase → MKKLLLITALLLSGLAAHAIDIPKGFKQEKIEINGFKMNVYKGGAGSPVVLLHGMGESALMWEPVMKSLSSKYTFIVPDLRGGGLSEAPESGYTKAAMADDVKVLLDHYGIAKADIVGHDIGLMVAYAFAAKYPQMTTKLVVMDAFLPGVGPGDDIYNSPDIWHFRFYGKDAEALVKGREKAYLDHLWTTFSADPKTFPDAKKNYFAKQYAAPGHMRAAMEWFKAFPQDAKDNKELSKTQLTMPVLSIGGEKAMGMPLAATMKIVAPHAQGVTLKNVGHWLMEESPKATIEALDNFLKEPNRVTAN, encoded by the coding sequence ATGAAAAAGTTATTATTGATCACAGCTCTTCTTCTTTCCGGTTTGGCAGCCCATGCAATCGATATCCCGAAAGGATTCAAACAGGAGAAAATTGAAATCAACGGTTTTAAAATGAATGTTTATAAAGGCGGGGCAGGTTCTCCAGTGGTTTTGCTCCACGGTATGGGTGAGTCCGCATTGATGTGGGAGCCGGTGATGAAATCTCTTTCTTCGAAATACACTTTCATTGTTCCGGATCTGCGCGGGGGCGGTTTAAGTGAAGCACCAGAATCTGGCTACACCAAAGCCGCGATGGCGGATGATGTGAAGGTTCTATTGGATCACTATGGTATCGCGAAGGCAGATATCGTAGGTCATGATATTGGATTGATGGTGGCTTATGCCTTCGCTGCAAAGTACCCGCAAATGACGACTAAATTGGTGGTGATGGATGCGTTCTTGCCCGGTGTGGGACCCGGCGACGACATTTATAACAGTCCCGACATCTGGCACTTCCGTTTTTATGGTAAAGATGCTGAAGCCTTGGTCAAAGGACGTGAGAAAGCATACCTGGATCATCTTTGGACAACGTTCTCTGCAGACCCTAAAACTTTCCCGGATGCTAAAAAGAACTATTTCGCAAAACAATATGCAGCTCCAGGTCACATGAGAGCAGCGATGGAGTGGTTTAAAGCGTTTCCGCAAGATGCGAAAGACAATAAAGAACTTTCTAAAACTCAACTGACTATGCCAGTTCTTTCGATCGGTGGTGAAAAAGCAATGGGAATGCCACTGGCTGCAACAATGAAAATCGTTGCTCCTCATGCCCAAGGCGTGACTTTGAAAAATGTGGGTCACTGGTTGATGGAAGAAAGTCCCAAAGCCACGATCGAAGCTTTGGATAATTTCCTTAAAGAACCAAATCGCGTAACTGCGAACTAA
- a CDS encoding peroxidase family protein, translating into MNQKGILSVLISSSMVLSSCTHGPVNPGAKYIHDTSVPAMTDEERRAPSSSLADTPWTTWSEKNEISGLLVLKKVRDSLLAGNLHDPHVGYFGYAPIDCSKTNTNFRSADGSCTDLKDGHIGAAGVAFGRNVSPDFIDKDAPNKIMVPNPALVSKEFFTRDEFKPVPFLNMIAGVWIQFMNHDWLTHGPNKVENPYRVKGPDGVEHIVDRTKDNSSTHAQYKDGFDKVSANDVSHWWDASQIYGSNKEDQLKLRTGYFGKMKTETVNGRELLPRDNSLNPANNRQNNGYEATGFRDNWWVGLSMLHTLFVKEHNAIANRLMAKHVTYDAKTKMYTWKNGSDVRQMNQQQMDEQVFQTARLINSAVLAKIHTVEWTPAILPNPVLRRAMYSNWYGLANPETWSRVVKLIPGMNKADIFKGVKESYVVGGIVGGKANNYGVPFSITEEFTSVYRLHSLLPENLEFRTLAQPKKVEAVPFPNTRNHNSYGIMASHDLKDLYYSFGVQHPGQLVLNNFPKFMQELEIPGHQKMDLALVDVMRDRERGVPRYNQFRRGIGLKPIKKYTDFFPAGKPLDARQLAIRDKFYSVYGRDANGNDNVELIDLLVGTCAEEVRPAQFGFGETMFQIFILMASRRLMADRFFTDDYNAAHYTTTGMEWIDDEGTLAKVIGRHMPELKGKMKGLTSAFEPWHN; encoded by the coding sequence GTGAATCAAAAAGGTATTCTGTCCGTTCTGATAAGTTCAAGTATGGTTTTATCGTCTTGCACCCACGGTCCCGTTAATCCCGGTGCAAAATATATTCACGACACTTCTGTTCCCGCAATGACCGATGAAGAACGTCGCGCACCAAGCTCATCTCTCGCCGACACTCCTTGGACAACGTGGTCCGAGAAAAATGAAATCTCTGGCTTGCTGGTTCTAAAGAAAGTCCGTGACAGCCTCTTGGCTGGCAATCTTCATGACCCGCATGTAGGTTACTTTGGTTACGCTCCAATAGATTGTTCTAAAACGAACACGAACTTCAGATCTGCTGATGGCTCATGTACGGATCTTAAAGACGGTCACATTGGTGCCGCAGGTGTCGCCTTCGGTCGCAACGTTTCTCCAGACTTTATCGACAAAGATGCTCCCAATAAAATCATGGTTCCAAATCCGGCCTTGGTTTCTAAGGAGTTCTTCACACGTGACGAATTCAAACCCGTTCCTTTCTTGAATATGATCGCTGGTGTTTGGATCCAGTTCATGAATCACGACTGGCTGACACATGGTCCGAACAAGGTAGAAAATCCATATCGCGTGAAAGGTCCAGATGGCGTTGAGCACATTGTCGACAGAACGAAAGACAATTCAAGCACTCACGCTCAATACAAAGATGGCTTTGATAAAGTTTCCGCGAATGACGTCTCTCACTGGTGGGATGCCTCTCAAATTTACGGCAGCAACAAAGAAGATCAACTTAAACTGCGCACAGGTTATTTCGGTAAAATGAAAACAGAAACGGTTAACGGCCGCGAACTTTTGCCAAGAGATAACTCTTTGAATCCTGCAAACAATCGCCAGAACAATGGTTACGAAGCGACAGGGTTCCGTGACAACTGGTGGGTGGGTTTGAGCATGCTCCACACTCTTTTCGTCAAAGAGCACAATGCTATCGCCAACAGATTGATGGCCAAACATGTGACTTACGATGCAAAAACAAAAATGTACACTTGGAAAAACGGTTCAGATGTTCGCCAAATGAATCAACAGCAAATGGACGAGCAGGTTTTCCAAACGGCACGTTTGATCAACTCCGCAGTTCTTGCAAAAATTCATACAGTAGAGTGGACTCCAGCTATCCTGCCAAATCCGGTTTTGCGCAGAGCTATGTATTCGAATTGGTACGGCCTTGCAAATCCGGAAACTTGGTCACGCGTTGTTAAACTTATTCCGGGTATGAATAAAGCAGACATCTTTAAAGGTGTTAAAGAAAGCTATGTTGTTGGCGGCATCGTTGGTGGTAAAGCGAATAACTACGGCGTTCCATTCAGCATCACGGAAGAGTTCACTTCAGTTTATCGTCTGCACTCTTTGTTGCCAGAAAACTTGGAATTCAGAACTTTAGCGCAACCTAAAAAAGTTGAAGCTGTGCCATTCCCAAATACTCGTAACCATAACAGCTATGGCATCATGGCTTCCCATGACTTGAAAGATTTGTATTACTCATTCGGCGTACAGCACCCAGGTCAATTGGTTCTAAACAACTTCCCGAAATTCATGCAAGAACTGGAAATTCCAGGCCACCAAAAAATGGACTTGGCTCTTGTCGATGTGATGCGTGACCGCGAGCGTGGCGTTCCACGTTACAACCAGTTCCGAAGAGGCATTGGTTTGAAACCAATCAAAAAGTACACAGACTTCTTCCCTGCTGGCAAACCATTGGATGCAAGACAACTGGCGATTCGCGACAAGTTCTATAGCGTCTACGGTCGCGATGCGAATGGTAACGACAACGTTGAGTTGATTGACCTTCTTGTCGGAACTTGCGCTGAGGAAGTTCGTCCAGCCCAATTTGGCTTCGGTGAGACGATGTTCCAAATCTTTATCTTGATGGCTTCACGTCGTTTGATGGCCGATAGATTCTTTACGGATGATTACAATGCTGCTCACTATACGACGACTGGTATGGAATGGATTGATGACGAAGGCACGCTTGCAAAAGTCATTGGTCGCCACATGCCAGAGCTAAAAGGTAAAATGAAAGGTTTGACATCAGCTTTCGAACCTTGGCACAACTAA
- a CDS encoding outer membrane protein encodes MKTLIAILATLTFCTLANAQSKQDLKEGSNTIRLLGGSAQAAASFGLDYERRTGTFGLGAKILHSTKNEDAGKSESTTFDIHAVSHLFDHNDMDIYVAGGIGVSNMDDVANPADPTANTSDETLIGPTLGIGLAYTLSPQWSVGFEYYTLYNWSSDKVADNYNYANVAVGFNF; translated from the coding sequence ATGAAAACACTCATCGCAATTCTTGCTACTCTGACTTTCTGCACACTGGCAAATGCTCAAAGCAAACAAGATCTGAAAGAAGGATCCAATACTATCCGCCTTCTGGGAGGATCTGCACAAGCAGCTGCTTCATTTGGTTTAGACTATGAACGTCGCACCGGCACATTCGGCCTCGGCGCCAAAATCTTGCACTCTACAAAAAATGAAGATGCCGGCAAATCCGAAAGCACAACTTTCGATATCCATGCGGTATCGCATCTTTTTGATCACAACGACATGGATATCTACGTTGCAGGTGGTATTGGTGTGTCGAATATGGATGATGTTGCCAACCCTGCAGATCCCACAGCTAATACCAGTGATGAAACTCTGATTGGTCCGACCCTTGGAATCGGTTTGGCTTACACTTTGAGCCCACAATGGTCCGTAGGTTTTGAATACTATACGTTGTACAACTGGTCCAGTGATAAAGTTGCAGATAACTACAACTACGCGAACGTAGCGGTCGGCTTTAACTTTTAA
- a CDS encoding ABC transporter ATP-binding protein: protein MNNNNVIEVKNLAVEFKTDDGIVQAVKTISFNIPKGKTVGLVGESGSGKSITSLAIMRLIGHPGKVTNGEIFYNGEDLLKLSEEKMREIRGAKISMIFQEPMTSLNPVLTVADQITETLMLHQGLTKEQALVRGLELLKLVGIPSPEERLHFYPHKFSGGQRQRIMIAMAIACNPDVLICDEPTTALDVTIQKQILDLLADIQQRTHMSMLFITHDLGVVADIADEVIVMNKGEVVETNNSKKIFTHPQHPYTKGLLACRPSLSSHLARLPVLSDFMGPNGEELPGPNLETLPQVKETLADTNSPIILQVNDLQTHFAHTGGLLGRVQGYTKAVDGVSFAVKKGRTLGLVGESGCGKTTLGRTLMRLVDSTAGQILFEGQDITKLTARQMLPIRKRMQIVFQDPFASLNPRMTIGAILMEPMQIHQLGDNDNQRKEMAAVMMKKVGLTPGVMNRYPHEFSGGQRQRISIARALMVKPEFIVCDESVSALDVSIQAQILNLLLDLQDEMNLTYIFISHDLSVVKFISDDVAVMYGGKIVEMNTAENIYSNPQHAYTQKLLSAIPKGVPKELM from the coding sequence ATGAACAATAACAATGTCATTGAAGTTAAAAACCTTGCTGTCGAATTCAAAACTGACGACGGTATCGTTCAAGCTGTAAAAACCATCTCCTTCAATATTCCAAAAGGCAAAACTGTGGGCCTGGTTGGGGAATCTGGTTCTGGTAAAAGTATCACGTCTTTGGCGATCATGCGTTTGATCGGCCACCCTGGTAAAGTCACTAACGGCGAAATTTTCTATAACGGCGAAGACCTTCTGAAGCTTTCTGAAGAAAAAATGCGCGAGATCCGTGGCGCAAAAATCTCCATGATTTTCCAAGAACCGATGACTTCTTTGAATCCGGTTCTAACAGTTGCAGACCAAATCACTGAAACTTTGATGCTTCACCAAGGATTGACGAAAGAACAAGCTTTGGTACGTGGTTTGGAATTGTTGAAACTTGTGGGTATCCCTTCTCCTGAAGAGCGCCTGCACTTCTACCCTCACAAATTCTCTGGCGGTCAACGTCAACGTATCATGATCGCAATGGCGATCGCTTGTAACCCAGATGTTTTGATCTGTGACGAGCCAACAACGGCTTTGGACGTAACTATTCAAAAACAAATCTTGGATCTATTGGCAGACATCCAACAACGCACTCACATGAGCATGCTTTTCATTACGCATGACTTGGGCGTGGTAGCTGATATCGCTGACGAAGTGATCGTTATGAACAAGGGTGAAGTTGTTGAAACTAACAACTCTAAAAAAATCTTCACGCACCCTCAGCATCCTTACACGAAAGGTTTGCTGGCTTGCCGCCCTTCTTTGTCCAGTCACTTGGCGCGTTTGCCAGTTCTGAGCGATTTCATGGGACCAAACGGCGAAGAGCTTCCAGGACCAAATCTTGAAACTTTGCCTCAAGTGAAAGAAACTCTGGCTGACACAAACTCCCCGATCATCCTGCAAGTAAACGACTTGCAAACGCACTTTGCACACACGGGTGGCCTCTTGGGTCGCGTGCAAGGTTATACAAAAGCGGTTGATGGTGTGAGCTTTGCCGTTAAAAAAGGTCGCACACTGGGCCTTGTGGGTGAATCAGGGTGCGGTAAAACAACTTTGGGTCGTACGTTGATGCGTCTGGTGGATTCCACTGCAGGACAAATCTTGTTCGAAGGACAAGACATCACGAAATTGACTGCAAGACAGATGCTTCCGATTCGCAAAAGAATGCAGATCGTATTCCAAGATCCGTTTGCCTCCTTGAATCCTCGTATGACGATTGGCGCGATCTTGATGGAACCAATGCAAATCCATCAGTTGGGTGATAACGACAACCAACGCAAAGAGATGGCTGCTGTCATGATGAAAAAAGTAGGCTTGACCCCAGGAGTGATGAACCGCTACCCGCATGAGTTCTCTGGCGGTCAAAGACAACGTATCAGCATCGCCCGTGCGTTGATGGTTAAACCTGAATTCATCGTATGCGACGAATCCGTTTCTGCTTTGGACGTATCTATTCAAGCTCAAATCTTGAACTTGCTATTGGATCTTCAAGACGAAATGAATTTAACGTACATCTTTATCTCCCATGACCTGTCAGTTGTGAAATTCATCTCTGACGACGTGGCAGTAATGTACGGTGGTAAGATCGTGGAGATGAACACGGCTGAAAACATCTACTCGAATCCACAACACGCCTACACTCAAAAACTTTTGAGTGCGATTCCCAAAGGCGTTCCTAAAGAGCTTATGTAA
- a CDS encoding ABC transporter substrate-binding protein, giving the protein MKHVFPLFFLIFASVAVKAASTDKNEIRTAIPAGLAPPLLIEKKGKIEGLVVDYVRALAEVMKRRTTFSVVTRYRLDSYLLKGQTDVLCYTSTLWASNQSNLDFSKTLFLKREIVVGPSPMPKTVEGLKGKTIGTMLQYVYPRLDPYFASKKIIRDDNTSEEANLKKLLHNRISYVVTDQLFLDYFRMENPDIVKNRQAMFLKDYPISCSISRQGKVSKKDLDHAIDEVKRSGKMEQLFEKYGSTYFD; this is encoded by the coding sequence ATGAAACACGTTTTTCCTTTATTCTTTTTGATCTTTGCCAGTGTTGCAGTCAAGGCGGCATCCACTGACAAGAATGAAATTCGCACTGCGATTCCTGCGGGCCTGGCGCCGCCACTTTTAATCGAGAAAAAGGGGAAAATTGAAGGCCTGGTCGTGGACTACGTCAGGGCCTTGGCTGAGGTGATGAAACGAAGAACCACCTTCAGCGTGGTTACACGATATCGTCTGGATAGCTACCTTTTAAAAGGCCAAACAGATGTCCTTTGCTATACCAGCACTCTGTGGGCCAGCAATCAGTCAAACCTCGACTTTTCAAAAACTCTTTTCTTAAAACGTGAAATCGTGGTTGGGCCCAGCCCCATGCCTAAAACGGTTGAGGGACTGAAGGGAAAAACCATCGGCACTATGCTTCAGTACGTCTACCCGCGATTGGACCCATATTTCGCTTCCAAGAAAATCATCAGGGATGACAATACCAGCGAAGAAGCCAATTTAAAAAAACTGCTGCATAATCGTATCAGCTATGTCGTGACTGATCAGCTGTTTTTAGACTATTTTCGAATGGAAAATCCTGACATCGTTAAAAACCGTCAGGCGATGTTTTTAAAAGACTATCCCATCTCCTGCTCAATCAGTCGCCAGGGCAAGGTCAGTAAAAAAGATCTGGATCATGCAATCGACGAAGTAAAACGGTCCGGAAAAATGGAGCAGTTGTTTGAGAAATACGGCAGTACGTATTTTGACTAA
- a CDS encoding MBL fold metallo-hydrolase, with the protein MEFTWLGTAGFIVKDKQGEIAFDPFLSRGKGEPAPFTAAKSFANTQAIFVGHGHFDHTFDIPEIVKNSDAQVYAPGLTGQILKMRGVPSGRLTSADNKETLFKSFNMRAFKSAHVKFDIPLVLSTIKQCSVKDCMHICGLGLGYPKGLVQTYYFESGGKKFLFMSSAGADKRELEMYRGLEIDYLLAPLQGHSRIQEIAAKQTSIIRPKVVIPHHWDDFYPPLTQNVSVEIFRDKLKHVEFKGEVLEMPLFSSAQL; encoded by the coding sequence ATGGAATTTACTTGGCTGGGTACGGCAGGTTTTATTGTGAAAGACAAACAGGGTGAAATTGCTTTCGATCCCTTCCTTTCCCGTGGAAAAGGAGAGCCTGCTCCCTTCACGGCAGCTAAGTCCTTTGCCAATACGCAGGCTATTTTTGTGGGTCACGGTCACTTTGATCACACTTTTGATATTCCTGAAATAGTTAAGAACTCTGACGCCCAAGTTTATGCACCGGGATTGACAGGGCAGATTTTGAAAATGCGTGGAGTTCCAAGTGGCCGTCTGACCAGTGCTGACAACAAAGAAACACTATTTAAATCCTTCAACATGAGAGCTTTTAAAAGTGCGCATGTGAAATTTGATATTCCGCTGGTGTTATCGACCATCAAACAGTGCAGTGTAAAAGATTGCATGCATATTTGTGGTCTGGGCTTAGGGTATCCTAAAGGTTTGGTACAGACCTATTATTTTGAAAGTGGTGGCAAGAAGTTCTTGTTCATGAGCTCTGCGGGTGCGGATAAGCGTGAGCTGGAAATGTACCGGGGATTGGAAATTGATTACTTGCTGGCGCCATTGCAAGGCCACAGCCGCATTCAGGAAATCGCTGCCAAGCAGACGTCAATTATTCGCCCGAAGGTCGTCATTCCTCATCACTGGGATGATTTTTATCCGCCGTTGACTCAGAATGTATCGGTGGAAATTTTCCGCGATAAATTGAAGCATGTTGAATTTAAAGGCGAAGTTCTGGAAATGCCTCTATTTAGCAGCGCTCAGCTCTAA
- a CDS encoding LysR family transcriptional regulator, whose amino-acid sequence MTDNKDIIDLTNEGLVFYHVALLHGFRAAATHLGLSKSVVSSKVSSLEKRVGRKLLFRSTRDVSLTPEGEVYFESCQALFAASQKLQLKETSLKDALTGSFTISAPSDFMQICLIPALQRLQALHPKLRLNLISSDQLMNLEKERINLAIRVGADGAGHLYRSPFFNAEFGFYCKSSLAPPKKSEKEIIEWLQQEGVFVFRPSREKSFQLNKQSFEVRVQNKFQVHDVLSLKSLVASGVGVGILPHFAVKAELATGELAQLLPAAQFKAVSFTFLSGAKRQEDNRLNTIIEFLQQEARQF is encoded by the coding sequence ATGACGGACAATAAGGATATCATTGACCTGACAAATGAAGGGCTTGTTTTTTATCACGTAGCCCTCCTACATGGCTTCCGAGCAGCAGCAACACACCTGGGGCTTTCCAAATCGGTGGTCAGCAGTAAGGTGTCTTCGTTGGAAAAGCGCGTGGGGCGTAAACTTCTGTTCCGCTCCACCCGTGACGTCAGCCTGACTCCCGAGGGAGAAGTCTATTTTGAATCCTGCCAGGCTCTTTTTGCGGCTTCACAAAAGCTTCAGCTTAAAGAGACCTCCCTTAAAGACGCCTTGACCGGATCCTTTACTATTTCTGCGCCGTCGGATTTTATGCAAATCTGTCTGATTCCCGCACTTCAACGCCTGCAAGCATTGCATCCCAAACTGCGTTTAAACCTGATTTCTTCTGATCAATTGATGAACCTGGAAAAAGAACGCATCAATCTGGCAATCCGCGTGGGCGCAGACGGTGCCGGCCATTTATATCGCAGTCCCTTTTTCAATGCGGAATTCGGTTTCTACTGCAAAAGCAGCTTAGCTCCCCCCAAAAAATCCGAAAAAGAAATTATAGAGTGGCTTCAACAAGAGGGTGTCTTTGTCTTCAGACCTTCCCGGGAAAAATCGTTTCAGCTGAACAAGCAAAGCTTCGAAGTCCGCGTTCAAAACAAATTCCAGGTTCACGACGTGCTCTCCCTGAAAAGCCTGGTTGCATCCGGCGTGGGAGTGGGAATCCTTCCCCATTTTGCCGTCAAAGCCGAACTCGCCACTGGCGAATTGGCGCAACTACTGCCTGCGGCACAATTTAAGGCGGTCAGTTTTACATTTCTATCCGGAGCCAAACGACAGGAAGACAATCGCCTCAACACGATTATTGAATTCCTCCAACAGGAAGCACGTCAGTTTTAA
- a CDS encoding response regulator transcription factor → METQKKRVLLIEDSREMQAIVRHAVADICNLQSVASAEDGRRELEKGIYSLLLLDVHLPDEDGFEFCKNLRAERRFADLPVIFLTGKTELTSKVQGFEVGGDDYVTKPFEPEELKARVSGKLRRNKSSGASFVMAGFRVDLSLQKIFVMNPDGTETPLSLTPIEFKLLSHFMKNEGKIFSRQKLLDLFWSDSLYVSRHTVDTHISSLRKKLGPPGANLRSIFKQGYTFTAPEENRERPHEAAP, encoded by the coding sequence ATGGAAACACAAAAAAAACGCGTTTTATTGATAGAAGACTCTCGTGAAATGCAAGCGATCGTTCGTCATGCTGTCGCGGATATTTGCAATCTGCAGAGTGTAGCATCAGCAGAGGACGGCCGTCGCGAGCTTGAGAAAGGAATTTACTCTCTTTTGCTTTTGGATGTGCATTTGCCTGATGAGGATGGTTTTGAATTCTGCAAGAACTTGCGAGCGGAACGAAGATTCGCTGACTTGCCGGTGATTTTCCTAACGGGTAAGACTGAGCTAACCAGTAAAGTTCAAGGCTTCGAGGTGGGGGGCGACGACTATGTCACAAAACCCTTTGAGCCAGAAGAACTCAAGGCTCGGGTGAGTGGCAAACTTCGCCGTAACAAAAGTTCGGGAGCATCTTTTGTCATGGCAGGATTCAGAGTGGATTTGTCTTTGCAAAAAATCTTTGTGATGAATCCCGATGGCACGGAAACACCACTGTCTTTAACACCCATTGAATTTAAATTATTGAGTCATTTCATGAAGAATGAAGGAAAAATTTTTTCTCGGCAAAAGCTTTTGGATTTGTTTTGGAGTGATAGCCTTTATGTTTCAAGGCATACGGTGGATACCCATATCTCTTCTTTGCGTAAAAAGTTGGGGCCGCCAGGCGCGAATTTAAGATCGATATTTAAACAAGGGTACACCTTCACGGCGCCGGAAGAAAATCGCGAACGGCCTCACGAAGCGGCTCCCTAA
- a CDS encoding linear amide C-N hydrolase produces MNRRSMLCLLSCLMFWQTAYPCTRFLWDTKKQDVIVGRNMDWFEDIGSNMWLLPRGIVRDGGIDENSLRWTSKYGSVIVTAYDIGTADGLNEKGLTANLLYLTESDFGERDEKLPGLSVTLWAQYYLDNFETVADAMAAFKTDPYQVQSFSIKTSSGEKSGSVHLAISDKTGDSAIIEYINGKPKIYHDKNFKVMTNSPPYEEQLTALKQYKGFGGRQDLPGTTAAADRFVRAAYYAQQLPQPTEYRESVAGVLSVLRNVSQPFGTPDPARPYISTTRWRTVADMTRGVYFYENTLSPNLVWVQMDRLEFKKNSPVQKITLVKNYDLVGDISGYFKPMKAFEFQKMTPDKPVSQR; encoded by the coding sequence ATGAATAGGCGTTCAATGCTGTGCTTGTTAAGTTGCCTTATGTTTTGGCAAACAGCTTATCCCTGCACGCGCTTTCTGTGGGACACTAAAAAGCAAGATGTCATTGTAGGTAGAAACATGGATTGGTTCGAGGATATTGGCTCCAATATGTGGCTTTTACCTCGTGGTATCGTCCGTGACGGCGGCATTGACGAAAATTCGCTAAGGTGGACATCCAAATACGGCAGCGTCATTGTGACTGCCTATGATATCGGGACGGCCGATGGTTTAAATGAAAAAGGTCTGACCGCAAATCTATTGTATTTAACTGAAAGTGATTTTGGTGAGCGTGATGAAAAGCTTCCGGGTCTGTCAGTCACTTTGTGGGCGCAGTATTATCTGGATAATTTCGAAACGGTTGCGGACGCTATGGCCGCGTTCAAGACGGATCCCTATCAAGTGCAGTCCTTTTCAATAAAGACATCGTCCGGGGAAAAATCAGGATCCGTGCATCTCGCGATCTCTGACAAAACCGGGGATTCTGCGATTATTGAATACATCAATGGGAAGCCTAAAATTTATCACGACAAAAATTTTAAGGTCATGACCAATTCTCCACCTTATGAGGAGCAACTAACGGCGCTGAAGCAGTATAAAGGTTTCGGTGGCCGCCAGGACCTGCCGGGAACTACAGCCGCTGCGGATCGCTTTGTCAGGGCTGCCTATTACGCTCAACAGCTGCCTCAGCCCACTGAATACCGTGAATCCGTGGCGGGAGTACTCAGCGTCTTAAGAAACGTCTCGCAGCCCTTTGGAACGCCAGATCCGGCCCGCCCGTATATTTCGACAACTCGGTGGAGAACGGTCGCAGATATGACCCGAGGAGTTTATTTTTACGAAAACACACTAAGTCCGAACCTGGTTTGGGTTCAAATGGATCGCCTGGAGTTTAAAAAAAATTCGCCGGTACAAAAAATCACACTGGTTAAGAACTATGATTTAGTAGGAGATATCTCGGGATATTTTAAGCCGATGAAGGCATTTGAATTTCAGAAGATGACGCCGGATAAGCCCGTGAGTCAGAGATAA